Below is a genomic region from Corallococcus caeni.
TCGGTGAAGGTCATGCCCGGGCAGACGACCTGGGCCTTCACGGGCGTGCCGCGCAGTTCGCCCGCGAGCGTGCGGGTGAAGTGGACGAGGAATGCCTTCGCGCCCGCGTAGGTGGCCCGGTGGGGCAGGGGGCCCGGCGGCAACGCGCCGGAGAAGGCGAGCAGGGAGGCGACGTTGATGACCGCGCCCTTCCCGCGCGCCAGCATGCCGGGCAGCGCCGCGCGCGTGGCCAGCATGGGCGCCATCATGTGCAGGTTCGCCAGCCCCTCCAGGGCCGCGGGCTCCACCTGCGCGAACGGGCCGTAGCCGCCCACGCCCGCGTTGTTGATGAGCAGGGTGAGGTCGTCGCCCGCCGCGCGCCCGGCCACCCGCTGGAGGTCCGCGTGCACCGTGAGGTCCGCCCGCAGCACCTCCGCGCGGACGCCATGCACCGCCGTCAGCTCCGCCGACAGCGCCTTCAGCCGCTCCTCCCGCCGCGCGACGAGGACGAGGTCATACCCGAGCGCCGCCAGCCGCCGCGCATACACCGCGCCAATTCCCGCGGACGTGCCCGTCACCAACGCTGTCCCTCGACTGCCTGCCATGCCTGCTCCTTGAAAAGTGAAGAGGGTGCGCGCCGGGGCCCGTCGCGATGAATGCTGGAGATGGGGACTGCCAACGCGAAGCGCACGCCGCCGGGGCCGCACCCTCGGCCGCTGGGTAACGAAGGGCCGCCGGCCGTGCAAGCGGGATGCAGGCAGGCGCCACTCCGGCGGCGCTCCTTCAGCCCAGGGCCTTGGCCGTCGTCTCCGGCGTGTCCCGGAACTGCTGGTGGTACAGCTCCGCGTAGAGCCCGCCCTTCGCGAGCAGCTCCGCGTGGTTGCCGCGTTCGACGACGGCGCCGTGCTCCAGCACCAGGATGAGGTCCGCGTGGCGGATGGTGTTGAGCCGGTGCGCGATGACGATGCTCGTGCGGCCCGACAGCAGCTGCCCCAGCGCCTGCTGGATGAGCGCCTCCGTGCGCGTGTCGATGTTCGCCGTCGCCTCGTCGAGGATGAGCACCCGCGGATTGGCGATGACCGCTCGCGCGAACGCGAGCAGCTGCCGCTGCCCCTGGCTGAGCGTCGCGCCCCCTTCGCCCAGCACCGTGTCGTAGCCCTGCGGCAGCCGGGTGATGAAGTCGTGCGCGTGCACCGCCTTCGCCGCCGCCTCCACCTCCTCGCGGGTGGCGTCCTGCTTCCCGTAGGCGATGTTGTCCGCCACCTTCCCGCTGAAGAGGAACGGCTCCTGGAGCACCATGGCCATCTGCCGGCGCAGGCTGCCGCGCGACACCTGGCGCACGTCATGTCCGTCCAGCAGCACCGCGCCCCCCGTCGCGTCGTAGAAGCGCGGCACCAGGCTGGCCACCGTCGTCTTGCCCGCGCCCGTGCGTCCCACCAGCGCCAATGTCTGACCGGGCTTCAGGTGGAAGGACACGTCGCGCAGCACGGGCCGCGCGGGGTCGTACCCGAAGGACACTCCCTCGAACGCCACCTCGCCCTTCAGCGGTCCCAGCTCCACCGCCCCGGGCACGTCCGGCGGCTCCGTCGCCTCGTCGAGGATGGTGTAGATGCGCTCCGCCCCCGCCAGCGCGGACTGCATCAGCGCGGCCACGGACGCGGCCAGTTGCACCGGCCGGAAGAACTGCTGCACGTAGATGAGGAACGCCGCCACGCCGCCCACCGTGAGGTGCCCGTCCAGCGCCAGCGCGCCGCCGTAGCCAATCACCAGCGCGGTGGACAGCGTGGAGAGCAGGTCGATGGCCGGCGAGAACGCGGACGTGATGCCCACCGCCGCCACGTTCGCGTCGCGGTTGGCCGCGTTGCGGTCGCGGAAGCGCTCGATGTTCTTCTCCGTGCGGTTGAACGCCTGCGCCTGCCGCACGCCGCCAATCTCCTCCTGGAGGTTCGCCGTCACGTCGCCCACCGTCTGCCGCGTCTTGCGGTAGGCGTTGCGCGCCCGCGACGCGAAGAACCAGGTGGTGAGCACGATGGCGGGGATGAGCGAGAAGCACGCCAGCGCCAGCCGCGCGTTGAGCGCGAACATCGCGACGAGCACGCCCACCAGCCCCAGCATCGACCCCAGCAGCTGCGTCAGCCCCTGCGCGAAGAGCTGGTTGAGCGTGTCCACGTCGCTGAGCAGGCGGCTCATCAGGTCGCCCAGCGGGCGGCGGTCGAACCACGACAGCGGCAGCCGCTGGAGCCGCTCGAAGAGGCGCTGGCGCAGGTCCGACAGCACGTACTGCCCCGCGTAGCCCACCCGCCACGTCTGCGCCTGCTGCGACAGCGTGCCCACGACGTAGACGCCGAGCAGCAGCCCCAGCGTCTTCAGGAGCCCCCAACCGTCCCCCGCGCCGATGTCGCGGTCGATGGCGCGGCTCATCAGGTACGGCCCCAGGGCCTGGCACGCCGCGCCCACCAGGATGAAGCCCCACGCCGTGGCGAGCATGCGCGCGTGCGGGCGCAGCTCTCCCAGGAGCCTGCGCAGCACCTTGCCGCGCTGCTTCGCACGGCCGGCCTCCAGCTCCGCCATGGCCTCGATGCTTCCCGGCCGCCTCATGCCACCTCCCCTTCGCGCGGGGGTAGCAGCTGCGAGCCGAGGATGTCGTTGTAAAGCTCGCTGGTGGCCCGCAGCTCCTCGTGGCGCCCCTTGGCGGCGATGCGCCCCTCGTCCAGCACCAGGAT
It encodes:
- a CDS encoding ABC transporter ATP-binding protein, yielding MRRPGSIEAMAELEAGRAKQRGKVLRRLLGELRPHARMLATAWGFILVGAACQALGPYLMSRAIDRDIGAGDGWGLLKTLGLLLGVYVVGTLSQQAQTWRVGYAGQYVLSDLRQRLFERLQRLPLSWFDRRPLGDLMSRLLSDVDTLNQLFAQGLTQLLGSMLGLVGVLVAMFALNARLALACFSLIPAIVLTTWFFASRARNAYRKTRQTVGDVTANLQEEIGGVRQAQAFNRTEKNIERFRDRNAANRDANVAAVGITSAFSPAIDLLSTLSTALVIGYGGALALDGHLTVGGVAAFLIYVQQFFRPVQLAASVAALMQSALAGAERIYTILDEATEPPDVPGAVELGPLKGEVAFEGVSFGYDPARPVLRDVSFHLKPGQTLALVGRTGAGKTTVASLVPRFYDATGGAVLLDGHDVRQVSRGSLRRQMAMVLQEPFLFSGKVADNIAYGKQDATREEVEAAAKAVHAHDFITRLPQGYDTVLGEGGATLSQGQRQLLAFARAVIANPRVLILDEATANIDTRTEALIQQALGQLLSGRTSIVIAHRLNTIRHADLILVLEHGAVVERGNHAELLAKGGLYAELYHQQFRDTPETTAKALG
- a CDS encoding SDR family NAD(P)-dependent oxidoreductase; translation: MAGSRGTALVTGTSAGIGAVYARRLAALGYDLVLVARREERLKALSAELTAVHGVRAEVLRADLTVHADLQRVAGRAAGDDLTLLINNAGVGGYGPFAQVEPAALEGLANLHMMAPMLATRAALPGMLARGKGAVINVASLLAFSGALPPGPLPHRATYAGAKAFLVHFTRTLAGELRGTPVKAQVVCPGMTFTEFNGGYPGTMSPEDVVTASLVALERGETVCVPGLEAAEALAALEKAEVGLLRGATHTLAGRYRAS